A window of the Henckelia pumila isolate YLH828 chromosome 3, ASM3356847v2, whole genome shotgun sequence genome harbors these coding sequences:
- the LOC140890496 gene encoding chloride channel protein CLC-f isoform X2, translating to MSSGAEFDDRILLLRSNSPASDADLERGGTQSPYRKNAASNNHQGCLPSDLSNRLDRGFSGSGRRLSVKLRSDHRFSSSSHSTSNHCVSANADDFLGDSAPPEWALLLIGCLLGVATGLCVAAFNRAVHVIHEWAWAGTPNEGAAWLRLQRLADTWHRILLIPVLGGVVVGVLHGLLEILDQIMQSTSLQGQGFDIFAAIFPTVKAIQAAVTLGTGCSLGPEGPSVDIGKSCANGFSMTMENNRERRIALVAAGAAAGIASGFNAAVAGCFFAIETVLRPLRAENSPPFTTAMIILASVISSTVSNAVLGEKQAFTVPTYDLKSAAELPLYLILGMLCGVVSVAFTRLVSWFTKAFQLLKEKFGIPDVVCPALGGLGAGLIALNYPGILYWGFTNVDEILHTGKTASAPGIWLLAQLSAAKVVATALCKGSGLVGGLYAPSLMIGAAVGAVFGGFAGELINPAIPGNAAIAEPQVGMAATLASVCSVPLTSVLLLFELTRDYRILLPLMGAVGLAIWVPSVTAQPKEPEVSDTRRSPRGYCALSPDEDKNEDIWRQNGEGNDVELSVISNSKNHQSTDIEMLLEDLKVSQAMSNNYLKVSPMQTVREALNCMTDGQQNCVIVVDAEDYLEGILTYGDIKRCLYKKSGDNSDRSAADVNTYTVSSICTRGISYRGRERGLLICYPDTDLEIAKQIMEAKEIKQLPVVKRAGDAQRETKRRIEAILYYDSIWNCLRDEINRRKSIDQQNDDLGTIIVMNGHQ from the exons ATGTCATCGGGAGCCGAATTCGACGATCGAATACTGTTACTGCGCTCCAATTCTCCGGCATCCGATGCAGATTTGGAACGAGGAGGCACCCAATCGCCGTACAGGAAGAATGCTGCCAGTAATAATCACCAAGGCTGCCTTCCCTCGGATCTATCGAACCGGCTGGATCGTGGGTTTTCAGGTTCCGGTCGTAGGTTGAGCGTCAAGCTCCGATCCGATCACcgcttttcttcttcttcccattCCACTTCCAATCATTGCGTTAGCGCCAATGCCGATGATTTTCTTGGTGATAGTGCGCCGCCGGAATGGGCACTTCTGCTGATCGGTTGTCTACTAGGTGTTGCTACTGGGCTCTGTGTTGCCGCTTTTAACCGTGCG GTCCATGTAATACATGAATGGGCATGGGCTGGTACCCCAAACGAAGGTGCCGCTTGGCTCCGGCTACAGAGGCTAGCTGATACGTGGCATCGGATACTTTTGATTCCGGTTTTAGGTGGAGTTGTTGTGGGTGTTCTACATGGCCTCCTTGAGATATTGGATCAAATAATGCAGTCCACTTCTTTGCAAGGACAAGGCTTCGACATTTTTGCAGCAATCTTCCCGACAGTGAAAGCCATCCAGGCTGCTGTAACTTTAGGCACTGGTTGTTCTTTAGGACCTGAGGGGCCCAGCGTAGATATTGGAAAATCATGCGCCAATGGATTCTCAATGACCATGGAGAATAATAGAGAACGGAGGATTGCTCTTGTTGCTGCTGGTGCAGCTGCTGGAATTGCTTCAG GTTTCAATGCTGCAGTTGCTGGATGTTTCTTTGCTATTGAAACAGTTCTGAGGCCCCTCCGTGCTGAAAACTCTCCTCCATTTACAACCGCAATGATAATATTGGCATCCGTTATCTCGTCTACTGTTTCAAATGCCGTGCTTGGCGAGAAACAGGCTTTCACAGTGCCCACGTATGATTTGAAATCTGCTGCTG AGCTTCCTTTGTACCTTATATTGGGAATGCTATGTGGAGTAGTAAGTGTAGCTTTCACTCGCTTGGTATCTTGGTTCACCAAGGCCTTCCAGTTACTCAAAGAAAAATTCGGGATCCCAGACGTAGTATGTCCTGCTTTGGGGGGTTTAGGGGCTGGGCTAATAGCTCTCAATTATCCTGGAATATTGTATTGGGGTTTCACAAATGTTGATGAGATTTTACACACGGGAAAGACTGCATCAGCGCCTGGAATCTGGCTTCTAGCTCAATTATCTGCAGCTAAAGTTGTGGCCACTGCTTTATGTAAAGGGTCTGGCCTTGTTGGTGGCCTATATGCTCCAAGTTTAATGATTGGTGCTGCTGTAGGTGCTGTATTCGGGGGCTTTGCCGGGGAGCTAATCAATCCAGCTATTCCAGGAAATGCTGCCATTGCTGAGCCACAG GTGGGGATGGCTGCAACATTAGCGTCTGTTTGTTCGGTACCCTTGACTTCTGTTCTTCTTCTCTTTGAGCTGACTAGAGATTACAGAATATTGCTTCCACTCATG GGGGCTGTTGGATTAGCGATATGGGTCCCCTCTGTGACAGCTCAACCAAAAGAACCTGAGGTATCTGATACAAGGCGTTCCCCCCGAGGTTATTGCGCTCTTTCACCGGATGAAGATAAAAACGAGGATATATGGAGACAAAATGGAGAAGGGAATGATGTAGAACTCTCAGTTATTAGCAACTCTAAGAACCATCAATCAACGGATATTGAAATGTTACTGGAGGACTTGAAG GTATCTCAGGCCATGTCAAACAACTATTTGAAGGTTTCCCCGATGCAAACTGTCAGAGAGGCACTAAACTGCATGACTGATGGTCAACAGAACTGCGTCATTGTCGTTGACGCCGAAGATTATTTGGAAGGAATTTTAACATATGGTGACATCAAACGGTGCTTATACAAAAAATCTGGTGACAATTCCGACCGGAGTGCAGCAGAT GTAAACACTTATACCGTGTCTTCAATTTGCACTCGTGGGATAAGTTATCGTGGACGGGAACGTGGGCTTTTGATTTGCTACCCAGATACAGATCTGGAAATTGCTAAGCAGATTATGGAGGCTAAGGAAATCAAGCAACTGCCTGTTGTTAAGCGGGCCGGAGATGCTCAAAGAGAAACAAAGCGCCGAATTGAGGCTATTCTTTATTATGATTCTATATGGAATTGTCTCAG AGATGAGATAAACCGCAGAAAATCGATCGACCAGCAGAACGATGACTTGGGGACGATCATCGTTATGAATGGTCATCAATGA
- the LOC140890496 gene encoding chloride channel protein CLC-f isoform X1, with product MSSGAEFDDRILLLRSNSPASDADLERGGTQSPYRKNAASNNHQGCLPSDLSNRLDRGFSGSGRRLSVKLRSDHRFSSSSHSTSNHCVSANADDFLGDSAPPEWALLLIGCLLGVATGLCVAAFNRAVHVIHEWAWAGTPNEGAAWLRLQRLADTWHRILLIPVLGGVVVGVLHGLLEILDQIMQSTSLQGQGFDIFAAIFPTVKAIQAAVTLGTGCSLGPEGPSVDIGKSCANGFSMTMENNRERRIALVAAGAAAGIASGFNAAVAGCFFAIETVLRPLRAENSPPFTTAMIILASVISSTVSNAVLGEKQAFTVPTYDLKSAAELPLYLILGMLCGVVSVAFTRLVSWFTKAFQLLKEKFGIPDVVCPALGGLGAGLIALNYPGILYWGFTNVDEILHTGKTASAPGIWLLAQLSAAKVVATALCKGSGLVGGLYAPSLMIGAAVGAVFGGFAGELINPAIPGNAAIAEPQAYALVGMAATLASVCSVPLTSVLLLFELTRDYRILLPLMGAVGLAIWVPSVTAQPKEPEVSDTRRSPRGYCALSPDEDKNEDIWRQNGEGNDVELSVISNSKNHQSTDIEMLLEDLKVSQAMSNNYLKVSPMQTVREALNCMTDGQQNCVIVVDAEDYLEGILTYGDIKRCLYKKSGDNSDRSAADVNTYTVSSICTRGISYRGRERGLLICYPDTDLEIAKQIMEAKEIKQLPVVKRAGDAQRETKRRIEAILYYDSIWNCLRDEINRRKSIDQQNDDLGTIIVMNGHQ from the exons ATGTCATCGGGAGCCGAATTCGACGATCGAATACTGTTACTGCGCTCCAATTCTCCGGCATCCGATGCAGATTTGGAACGAGGAGGCACCCAATCGCCGTACAGGAAGAATGCTGCCAGTAATAATCACCAAGGCTGCCTTCCCTCGGATCTATCGAACCGGCTGGATCGTGGGTTTTCAGGTTCCGGTCGTAGGTTGAGCGTCAAGCTCCGATCCGATCACcgcttttcttcttcttcccattCCACTTCCAATCATTGCGTTAGCGCCAATGCCGATGATTTTCTTGGTGATAGTGCGCCGCCGGAATGGGCACTTCTGCTGATCGGTTGTCTACTAGGTGTTGCTACTGGGCTCTGTGTTGCCGCTTTTAACCGTGCG GTCCATGTAATACATGAATGGGCATGGGCTGGTACCCCAAACGAAGGTGCCGCTTGGCTCCGGCTACAGAGGCTAGCTGATACGTGGCATCGGATACTTTTGATTCCGGTTTTAGGTGGAGTTGTTGTGGGTGTTCTACATGGCCTCCTTGAGATATTGGATCAAATAATGCAGTCCACTTCTTTGCAAGGACAAGGCTTCGACATTTTTGCAGCAATCTTCCCGACAGTGAAAGCCATCCAGGCTGCTGTAACTTTAGGCACTGGTTGTTCTTTAGGACCTGAGGGGCCCAGCGTAGATATTGGAAAATCATGCGCCAATGGATTCTCAATGACCATGGAGAATAATAGAGAACGGAGGATTGCTCTTGTTGCTGCTGGTGCAGCTGCTGGAATTGCTTCAG GTTTCAATGCTGCAGTTGCTGGATGTTTCTTTGCTATTGAAACAGTTCTGAGGCCCCTCCGTGCTGAAAACTCTCCTCCATTTACAACCGCAATGATAATATTGGCATCCGTTATCTCGTCTACTGTTTCAAATGCCGTGCTTGGCGAGAAACAGGCTTTCACAGTGCCCACGTATGATTTGAAATCTGCTGCTG AGCTTCCTTTGTACCTTATATTGGGAATGCTATGTGGAGTAGTAAGTGTAGCTTTCACTCGCTTGGTATCTTGGTTCACCAAGGCCTTCCAGTTACTCAAAGAAAAATTCGGGATCCCAGACGTAGTATGTCCTGCTTTGGGGGGTTTAGGGGCTGGGCTAATAGCTCTCAATTATCCTGGAATATTGTATTGGGGTTTCACAAATGTTGATGAGATTTTACACACGGGAAAGACTGCATCAGCGCCTGGAATCTGGCTTCTAGCTCAATTATCTGCAGCTAAAGTTGTGGCCACTGCTTTATGTAAAGGGTCTGGCCTTGTTGGTGGCCTATATGCTCCAAGTTTAATGATTGGTGCTGCTGTAGGTGCTGTATTCGGGGGCTTTGCCGGGGAGCTAATCAATCCAGCTATTCCAGGAAATGCTGCCATTGCTGAGCCACAGGCATATGCATTA GTGGGGATGGCTGCAACATTAGCGTCTGTTTGTTCGGTACCCTTGACTTCTGTTCTTCTTCTCTTTGAGCTGACTAGAGATTACAGAATATTGCTTCCACTCATG GGGGCTGTTGGATTAGCGATATGGGTCCCCTCTGTGACAGCTCAACCAAAAGAACCTGAGGTATCTGATACAAGGCGTTCCCCCCGAGGTTATTGCGCTCTTTCACCGGATGAAGATAAAAACGAGGATATATGGAGACAAAATGGAGAAGGGAATGATGTAGAACTCTCAGTTATTAGCAACTCTAAGAACCATCAATCAACGGATATTGAAATGTTACTGGAGGACTTGAAG GTATCTCAGGCCATGTCAAACAACTATTTGAAGGTTTCCCCGATGCAAACTGTCAGAGAGGCACTAAACTGCATGACTGATGGTCAACAGAACTGCGTCATTGTCGTTGACGCCGAAGATTATTTGGAAGGAATTTTAACATATGGTGACATCAAACGGTGCTTATACAAAAAATCTGGTGACAATTCCGACCGGAGTGCAGCAGAT GTAAACACTTATACCGTGTCTTCAATTTGCACTCGTGGGATAAGTTATCGTGGACGGGAACGTGGGCTTTTGATTTGCTACCCAGATACAGATCTGGAAATTGCTAAGCAGATTATGGAGGCTAAGGAAATCAAGCAACTGCCTGTTGTTAAGCGGGCCGGAGATGCTCAAAGAGAAACAAAGCGCCGAATTGAGGCTATTCTTTATTATGATTCTATATGGAATTGTCTCAG AGATGAGATAAACCGCAGAAAATCGATCGACCAGCAGAACGATGACTTGGGGACGATCATCGTTATGAATGGTCATCAATGA
- the LOC140887170 gene encoding probable WRKY transcription factor 2, protein MGGFDDHTSIMGEWMAPHQSPSGDFSSIISDNINISSVAASISENKSGHLFSGNPDNRDQARAVVVGDEASNSNAARQMSSRGGLVERMAARAGINIPRLDTDSIRPGDLSKIPEVQSPYLTIPPGLSPTTLLDSPVFLSNSSVLPSPTTGKFSFALTGNNLNSTMMSEDGVCKRNTCVDVNASSFAFQTATESGLSRCFNTVNKVNPSCSLPPFASVGGYCAEPPKAPSQNNGTFFQQTNYAMSYAEDNGLSNLSSDLTYNSADAAKHSPPLDEPHEDDGDQLSNGDPNAGGSPSEDGYNWRKYGQKQVKGSEYPRSYYKCTHPNCPVKKKVERSEEGDITEIIYKGAHNHSKPPFNRRLALGYSNPLGDVQIGSEQHGIGDNDSLMWSTLQKRNLEVTQSAGLSQEYGIGAANSLLSQTGQVELGDGVEGGSSTFSNEDDDDDGVTHGSVTLGYDGEGDELESKRRRIETYASDISGATRAIREPRVVVQTTSEVDILDDGYRWRKYGQKVVKGNPNPRSYYKCTSPGCNVRKHVERASHDLKSVITTYEGKHNHDVPAARNSSHVNSGSHHPTQQAPIAAATSSGLARRPQPSQVHVGTSPFKTPSLGIGPFGRPQLGPGPGFGFGVNQPGFASLALAGLGPNPGRLPVHSYFGNQGGPMGHNLGFMMPKSEPKMEPVTDSGLNPSNASSVYQQLMSRLPLGPHM, encoded by the exons ATGGGTGGGTTTGACGATCATACTTCTATAATGGGAGAGTGGATGGCTCCACACCAAAGTCCAAGTGGGGATTTCTCCTCAATAATCAGCGACAACATCAATATCTCATCAGTTGCTGCATCTATCAGTGAAAATAAAAGTGGGCATCTTTTTTCGGGAAATCCTGATAATAGGGATCAGGCTCGAGCTGTTGTCGTAGGAGATGAAGCAAGCAACTCAAATGCAGCTCGACAAATGAGCTCTCGTGGAGGTCTTGTGGAGAGGATGGCAGCTCGAGCTGGTATCAACATTCCTCGATTGGATACAGACAGCATCAGACCCGGTGACCTATCTAAGATCCCAGAAGTTCAGTCTCCTTATCTGACAATTCCTCCCGGTCTTAGCCCCACGACTTTGCTAGATTCCCCCGTTTTTCTCTCTAATTCATCG GTTTTGCCATCTCCTACAACTGGAAAATTTTCATTTGCCTTAACTGGAAACAATCTCAACTCTACAATGATGTCAGAAGATGGTGTGTGCAAGAGAAATACATGTGTAGATGTCAATGCCTCTTCATTTGCATTCCAAACCGCGACAGAATCTGGATTATCCCGTTGTTTTAATACCGTCAACAAA GTGAATCCTTCCTGTTCTCTGCCGCCTTTTGCCAGTGTCGGTGGTTATTGCGCTGAACCTCCGAAAGCTCCCTCTCAAAATAATGGTACTTTTTTTCAGCAAACAAATTACGCTATGTCCTATGCAGAAGACAATGGACTCAGCAATCTCTCATCTGACCTGACTTATAATTCGGCCGATGCTGCCAAGCATTCTCCACCACTTGATGAACCACACGAGGATGATGGAGATCAACTAAGCAATGGAGACCCCAATGCTGGAGGGAGTCCATCCGAGGATGGTTATAATTGGAGAAAGTATGGGCAGAAACAAGTAAAGGGAAGTGAGTATCCTCGGAGTTATTACAAGTGCACACATCCAAACTGTCCGGTTAAGAAAAAAGTTGAACGCTCTGAAGAAGGCGACATTACAGAGATAATTTATAAGGGAGCTCACAACCACTCGAAACCTCCCTTCAATCGCAGACTGGCTCTTGGATATTCAAATCCACTCGGTGATGTCCAGATCGGCTCTGAACAACATGGAATTGGTGACAATGACTCTCTCATGTGGTCGACTTTGCAAAAGAGGAATCTTGAGGTGACACAATCTGCGGGATTGAGCCAAGAATATGGTATTGGAGCTGCTAATTCCTTGCTTTCTCAAACTGGCCAAGTCGAATTGGGGGATGGTGTGGAGGGGGGATCGTCTACTTTCTCAAATGaagacgacgatgatgatggtGTAACACATGGCAGCGTGACATTAGGATATGATGGAGAAGGAGATGAATTAGAATCAAAGAGAAG GAGAATCGAAACTTATGCTTCGGACATCAGTGGTGCCACTAGAGCCATAAGGGAGCCCAGAGTCGTGGTTCAAACAACCAGTGAGGTGGACATTCTTGATGACGGTTATCGTTGGCGCAAGTACGGGCAGAAAGTTGTTAAAGGAAACCCAAATCCAAG GAGTTACTACAAGTGCACGAGCCCCGGCTGCAATGTTCGTAAGCATGTGGAGAGGGCGTCTCACGACCTGAAGTCGGTGATAACTACGTACGAGGGTAAGCACAATCACGACGTGCCTGCGGCCAGAAACAGCAGCCATGTTAATTCAGGCTCTCATCATCCTACTCAACAAGCTCCCATTGCTGCTGCCACTTCAAGTGGTCTAGCACGCAGGCCTCAGCCTTCACAAGTTCATGTGGGCACATCCCCATTCAAAACACCTTCACTAGGAATTGGACCTTTTGGCAGACCCCAACTGGGTCCGGGCCCGGGTTTTGGGTTTGGTGTGAATCAGCCAGGTTTCGCCAGTTTGGCTCTGGCTGGATTAGGGCCCAACCCAGGCAGGTTGCCAGTTCATTCGTATTTTGGAAATCAGGGCGGCCCAATGGGTCACAACCTGGGCTTTATGATGCCCAAATCTGAGCCCAAAATGGAGCCTGTTACGGATTCGGGTTTGAATCCATCCAATGCATCCTCAGTTTATCAGCAGCTAATGAGTCGATTGCCGCTTGGACCACATAtgtaa